The Thermodesulfobacteriota bacterium sequence TTGTCAGGATATGAAAAAAAACATTGATCGCATTTTTTGAAAAGGAAACGGTTTGTTTCATTTCACTTGGATTTAAGCTGTTCGATGCGCTTTTTTGCCTTAATCAGCTCTTCATTTGTTAACCGCAACCGTATCGACATGTATTCTGCAAAAATTCTGTACAGCAACAGCAAAAAATCGAGCCTTTCGTCTTTGGTTCCTTCATGAGAAAGCCTGTCTTTGGCCGAGGTATCAACCGCCAGGCAAACGGTTTTGCCTGTTGCAAAAACCGATGCTGATCTGCTAAGGCTGTCCACAATTCTCATCTCACCGAAGATTTCACCCCTCCTGTCGATGGTGCCGATATCGAGGCCTTCTTTGGTAATCCTTATATTGCCTGAAAGAAGAAAATAGAGCCAGGGATCCAGGTCGCCCTCTTTGATAATAATCTCTCCATCTTCATACTGTCGTATTTTGCTGAGCCTGAGCAATTTTCCCAGACTATTGGTTTCAAAATTCCTCAATGCCGGGATGGTCATGAGCTTTTGTATATTTTCTATATTCTCTTTTAAATATTTGGACTCAATCATAATCGCCTCGCAAAATTCAGGGTTTATTTTTCCGTATGTTCAACCCTTAACAGACTATTTATCCTTTTTCAAGACAGTCTTTGGAAAGCGCCTCATCGAATTTCACCGGGTACAGTCCATCAAAACAGGCCTTGCAAAAATGGTTTTCAGGGTTTTCAATACCGGTCGATTTCAAAAGTCCTTCAAGGCTGAGATAATACAGGGAGTCCAGACCGAGAAAATTCTTGAGTTCTTCTATTGACTTGCTTGCCGCAATAAGCTCGCCCCGGGTTGAAAAATCGATGCCGTAATGGCAGGGAAACCGGTGAGGAGGCCCACTGACCCTCAAATGCACCCGTTTCACTCCGAGCTTGCGGAGGGACTTGACCCTTGTTCTAACAGTGGTTCCCCGTATGATCGAATCTTCAATAATAATGATATCCTTGCCTTTTAAAAGCTTTTTTACCGGATTCAACTTAACCCGGACACCAAAATCGCGCATACTCTGGGTCGGTTGAATGAATGTCCTTCCGACATAATGGTTGCGGATCATTGCCATTTCAAACGGAATGCCCGAGGCTTCAGAATATCCCAAAGCGGCATACGTCCCGGAGTCCGGAAAAGGCATGACCAGGTCCGCTTCCACAGGCGCTTCATCGGCCAGGCGTCTGCCATGGGCCTTTCTTGTCTGATAAACGTTTTGTCCGAAAATAGTGCTGTCCGGTCTGGCGAAATAGATGAATTCAAATATGCAAAAACTGGGCTTTGCAGAAATATCCGTTTTTATACTCTCAAGGCCCTCTTCGCTGATAATCACAATTTCACCGGGATCAAGCTCCCTGACAAATTCGGCTTCGACGAGATCCAGAGCACATGTTTCAGATGCCAGAACGTATCTTCCGTCTAATTTACCCAGGCACAACGGCCTGAAACCGTTCGGGTCCTTTATTCCAATGACTTCACCTTTGCTTGTCAGCACGATAAAAGAAAACGCACCTTTTAACCGGGTGACTGTTTCCAGCAAGGCCTGCTTTAGGCCGTATGTCAGATTTTTTACCAAAAGGTGTAGAAAAATTTCACTGTCCATGGTGGTTTGAAAAATTGAACCCGCCTCTTCAAGTTCATTTTTCAGTATATGAGCATTTACAATGTTTCCGTTATGGGCAACGGCATATGACTTGTTTCGGTGATTAACTACAAATGGCTGGGCATTGGTGAGTATGGAACTGCCGGTGGTTGAATACCTGACATGCCCGATGGCGCTTTTCCCCTGTAACTGCTCAAAGTGGCTGATATCGAACACATCAGGCACCAGACCCATGCCCTTATGGGCGGCGATTCTTTGGTGGTTTACCACCGCAATTCCGGCACTCTCCTGTCCCCGGTGCTGGAGGGCATACAGCCCAAAATAGGTCAGCCTCGCCGCTTCGCGGTGTCCGTGAATACCGAAAATTCCGCATGCCTCCCGGGGTTTTTCATTTGTTACTCTATGCTGTTCTATTTTTATTGCAGATTTTGATTTCATTGTACCTTATACCTTTTGCCTCCATGCCTTTCCGCCTTCTGCCCTTTTTTTAATAATACTCCTGCAATGTTTTTACCGAAAGCTTTCTTTCTTTAAGCGCCTGAATTCCTCTTGATATAGCCATTGCTCCGGCAATGGTCGTCGTATAGGGAATGTTGAATTTGATAGCGGCACGTCTGATCATGTACCCGTCACGCCGTGATTTGTCTCCTGCACCCGTGTTAATGATGAGCTGAATTTCTCCGTTCTTGATGGCATCAACCACATGCGGCCTGCCTAAGGACACTTTGTTGACCTTTTTATTCGGTATGCCGTTATGAATCATAAATGAAGAGGTGCCCTTGGTCGCCATAATTTTAAAACCGATATGGTAAAATTGGGACGCCACTTCAAGGGCTGCCGGTTTATCTCTCTCCTGCACACTGATAAACACGCAGCCCGCAGGAGGAAGATTTTGTCCCGCACCAAGCTGCGCCTTGGCATATGCGGGTCCGAATTCGGAATCAATTCCCATGACTTCACCGGTGGACTTCATTTCCGGGCCAAGGAGAGTATCCACATCAGGCAGCCTGTTAAAGGGAAGAACCGCTTCTTTGACCGAAATATGAACCGGGGTCTTTTCCTCGGTCATGCCAAGGTCTGCTAATTTTTTCCCCAGCATAATCTTGGTGGCGAGTTTTGCCAAAGACACACCAGTGGCCTTGCTGACAAATGGAATGGTTCTGGATGCCCTGGGATTGACTTCCAGAACATACAGCTGTTTGTCCTTAATGGCATACTGCACGTTCATCAGGCCAACCACATTTAATTCTGCAGCCATGGCTTTGGTGGCTTTGACAATTTCATCAATCATAGACTCATTTATACTGTATGGAGGAAGTACACAGGCGGAATCCCCCGAATGAACGCCGGCAGCTTCAATATGCTCCATGATACCACCGATGGTGGTGCTTGAACCGTCTGAAATGGCATCCACATCCACTTCAACGGCGTCCTCGAGGAACTGGTCAATTAAAACCGGATGTTCAGGCGATGCGGTAATGGCAAGTTTTGTATAACTTTTCAGATCATTCGGGTCATAGACGATTTTCATGGCCCTTCCACCCAGCACATATGAAGGCCGGACAATGACAGGATATCCGATTGCTTCAGCCGCCACCACGGCTTCATTGACGGATGTGGCCGTTTTGTTATCCGGCTGAACCAGACCCAGTTTTTTTAACATCGCCTGAAAAAGCTCTCTGTCTTCGGCCCGGTCGATACTCTCCGGCTGAGTACCTAAAATGGGTACCCCTGCCCCAAACAGGGAAGTGGAAAGGTTAAGGGGAGTCTGACCGCCGAATTGCACGATGACGCCCATGGGTTTTTCTTTTTCCACAATATGAAGCACATCTTCCTTGGTCAACGGCTCAAAGTAGAGTTTGTCCGATGTATCGTAATCCGTACTAACGGTTTCGGGATTGCTGTTGACCATGATACTTTCAATCCCTTCCTCAGCAAGGGCAAACGAAGCATGGACGCAGCAGTAATCAAATTCGATTCCCTGACCGATTCTGTTGGGGCCACCGCCCAAGATCATCACCTTGTTTTTAGCGGAAACCCTTGCCTCGCATTCAGACTCGTAGGTGGAGTAGTAGTAAGGTGTCGCAGCCTTAAATTCAGCGGCACAGGTATCCACCAGCTTATAAACCGGACGTAGATTCAATTCATTTCGTTTTTGTTTAACGGCCTCTTCGGTTGTGCCGGTTAAGTGGGCCAGCTGGATATCTGAAAAGCCCCAGGATTTGGCCTGGATTAAAAGTGAGTCGGAAATATCGTTTTTGTCCTCGGCAATTTCTCGTTCAAGATCCACCATCTGCTGAAGCTGGTATAAAAACCAGGGATCGATACCGGTTAATTCATAAATGGACTGAACTGACATTTTCGCCAGCAATGCATATCGCAGGTAAAATATTCGCTGTGAATTCGGGGTGGCCAGATTCTGCTCAATTTCAAATTTTGTCGGCAGGCTTTCATCCTTTCCGTCCGCACCCAATCCAAATCTGCCGATTTCAAGGGATCTTAATCCCTTTTGCAGGGCTTCTTTAAACGTCCGGCCAATGGCCATGGTTTCACCCACTGATTTCATGGAGGTGGTAATAAAGTCCGAGGTTTCAGGAAATTTCTCAAATGTCCAGCGCGGTATTTTAACCACACAGTAGTCCAGAGCAGGCTCAAAGGAGGCAAAGGTCTCTCCGGTAATATCGTTGGTAATTTCATCCAGGGTATATCCCACCGCCAGCTTGGCGGCAATCTTGGCAATAGGAAAACCGGTGGCCTTGGACGCAAGTGCACTGCTGCGGGAGACTCTCGGATTCATTTCAACGACGATCATCTCTCCATTTTTCGGATCAACGGCAAACTGAACATTTGAGCCCCCGGTATCCACACCGATTTCGCGAAGTATGGCAATGGAGGCATCCCGCATCACCTGATATTCTTTGTCACTCAAAGTCTGGGCCGGTGCCACCGTAATGCTGTCGCCGGTGTGTATCCCCATGGGATCCATATTTTCAATGGAACACACGATCACCACATTGTCATTTTTATCCCTCATGACCTCAAGTTCATACTCTTTCCAGCCTAAAACCGATTCTTCCAACATCACCTGACTGATCAGGCTGGCGTCAATACCGCCCTTGGCCAGTTTTTCAAGTTCTTCCGGATTATAGGCCACCCCTCCACCGGTTCCGCCCAGGGTAAAAGCAGGACGGATAATGATGGGAAAACCGATTTCATCGGCAATGGCACGAGCCTTGTCCATATCCGTGGCAATACCGCTTTTGGGGATGCGAAGACCGATCTTTTTCATCGCCTGGCGAAACAGGTCCCTGTTTTCAGCCTTTTTGATAGATTCCACCGATGCACCGATCATTTCAACGTTAAAGATATCGAGAACGCCCGTATCGGCAACTTCTATGGCGGTATTTAAGCCGGTTTGTCCGCCCAGTGTCGGTAAAATCGCATCAGGCCGTTCCCTTTCAATAATCATGGCAACAGCTTCCGGGGTTACGGGCTCGATGTAGGTTTTGTCGGTCATCTCGGGATCGGTCATGATGGTAGCAGGGTTGCTGTTTACCAGCACCACTTCGAAACCCTCTTCTTTTAAAGCCTTGCATGCCTGGGTCCCTGAGTAGTCAAACTCACATGCCTGACTGATAATAATGGGACCGGCGCCGATGATTAGAATCTTATTTATGTCTGTGCGTTTTGGCATTTATTTGTTCATCATTTTTTTAAATTCATCAAACAGGTATCTTGCGTCATGGGGACCCGGAGACGCCTCAGGATGATACTGCACCGCAAAGGCTGGATATTTCAAATGCCTGAAACCTTCCAGGGTATGATCGTTTAAATTAA is a genomic window containing:
- a CDS encoding cyclic nucleotide-binding domain-containing protein gives rise to the protein MIESKYLKENIENIQKLMTIPALRNFETNSLGKLLRLSKIRQYEDGEIIIKEGDLDPWLYFLLSGNIRITKEGLDIGTIDRRGEIFGEMRIVDSLSRSASVFATGKTVCLAVDTSAKDRLSHEGTKDERLDFLLLLYRIFAEYMSIRLRLTNEELIKAKKRIEQLKSK
- the purF gene encoding amidophosphoribosyltransferase, whose product is MKSKSAIKIEQHRVTNEKPREACGIFGIHGHREAARLTYFGLYALQHRGQESAGIAVVNHQRIAAHKGMGLVPDVFDISHFEQLQGKSAIGHVRYSTTGSSILTNAQPFVVNHRNKSYAVAHNGNIVNAHILKNELEEAGSIFQTTMDSEIFLHLLVKNLTYGLKQALLETVTRLKGAFSFIVLTSKGEVIGIKDPNGFRPLCLGKLDGRYVLASETCALDLVEAEFVRELDPGEIVIISEEGLESIKTDISAKPSFCIFEFIYFARPDSTIFGQNVYQTRKAHGRRLADEAPVEADLVMPFPDSGTYAALGYSEASGIPFEMAMIRNHYVGRTFIQPTQSMRDFGVRVKLNPVKKLLKGKDIIIIEDSIIRGTTVRTRVKSLRKLGVKRVHLRVSGPPHRFPCHYGIDFSTRGELIAASKSIEELKNFLGLDSLYYLSLEGLLKSTGIENPENHFCKACFDGLYPVKFDEALSKDCLEKG
- the carB gene encoding carbamoyl-phosphate synthase large subunit; protein product: MPKRTDINKILIIGAGPIIISQACEFDYSGTQACKALKEEGFEVVLVNSNPATIMTDPEMTDKTYIEPVTPEAVAMIIERERPDAILPTLGGQTGLNTAIEVADTGVLDIFNVEMIGASVESIKKAENRDLFRQAMKKIGLRIPKSGIATDMDKARAIADEIGFPIIIRPAFTLGGTGGGVAYNPEELEKLAKGGIDASLISQVMLEESVLGWKEYELEVMRDKNDNVVIVCSIENMDPMGIHTGDSITVAPAQTLSDKEYQVMRDASIAILREIGVDTGGSNVQFAVDPKNGEMIVVEMNPRVSRSSALASKATGFPIAKIAAKLAVGYTLDEITNDITGETFASFEPALDYCVVKIPRWTFEKFPETSDFITTSMKSVGETMAIGRTFKEALQKGLRSLEIGRFGLGADGKDESLPTKFEIEQNLATPNSQRIFYLRYALLAKMSVQSIYELTGIDPWFLYQLQQMVDLEREIAEDKNDISDSLLIQAKSWGFSDIQLAHLTGTTEEAVKQKRNELNLRPVYKLVDTCAAEFKAATPYYYSTYESECEARVSAKNKVMILGGGPNRIGQGIEFDYCCVHASFALAEEGIESIMVNSNPETVSTDYDTSDKLYFEPLTKEDVLHIVEKEKPMGVIVQFGGQTPLNLSTSLFGAGVPILGTQPESIDRAEDRELFQAMLKKLGLVQPDNKTATSVNEAVVAAEAIGYPVIVRPSYVLGGRAMKIVYDPNDLKSYTKLAITASPEHPVLIDQFLEDAVEVDVDAISDGSSTTIGGIMEHIEAAGVHSGDSACVLPPYSINESMIDEIVKATKAMAAELNVVGLMNVQYAIKDKQLYVLEVNPRASRTIPFVSKATGVSLAKLATKIMLGKKLADLGMTEEKTPVHISVKEAVLPFNRLPDVDTLLGPEMKSTGEVMGIDSEFGPAYAKAQLGAGQNLPPAGCVFISVQERDKPAALEVASQFYHIGFKIMATKGTSSFMIHNGIPNKKVNKVSLGRPHVVDAIKNGEIQLIINTGAGDKSRRDGYMIRRAAIKFNIPYTTTIAGAMAISRGIQALKERKLSVKTLQEYY